In the Trichoderma atroviride chromosome 4, complete sequence genome, GCGGCCTATTCTTTGGCTTGCATTCGCTGCTGTCTGATACGAGTACAATGATTCTCTGGGTATGGGAGGGTTTCCCAATCCGCGGCCCGTATTTCTCCACGCACGGCTGGTTTACTGTTGCTGCTATGTCTGCAGGCATCTTCCTGGGCATCAACAGACCCGGCCTAGCCGGAAGCTGGCCCCAATATGCGGTTGGGTTCATCAGTGCCATGATCCTGACCTTTTTCAGTCACTGGTTTGGTTACTATGGTGGCCTCGGTCTGACAGTATATCTCATGGCAGTCTCCGTCCCACTGATTTCCAATGCCGCTAAGAAGAACCCAGCGGTCACATTTGGGCTGGGCTTTTTGGTATATAACTTTGTGGTATTGTTCCACGTATGGGTTGTTGCTTACGCATTTGTGCCAGGAGGTCCGCTCGTTCGAGAGCGTACAGACTGGGTGATGCTTACCATGATGTTCTTGATTGGTGCCGGCGTGTATGATTTCAACACATCACAGCCGCGCTACCAGCCTGCTCGCCGGTCATCCCCCTCGCAGCACAAGAAGTATTTTGGTCTCTCaaccatcatcgtcaacgtCCTATTCATGTGTGCGGCGTTCAGACGATTCCCCACCAATGATTATAAGCCGTACCATGCTGAAGATCGGATCCTCACTGCGGGTATTTGGACAATACACTTTTCTCTAGACAATGATATGTGGTCTTCTGAATACCGCATGCGGGATTTgatcaaggagatggaggtaGATGTCATTGGTCTCCTGGAGTCAGATCTTCAGCGTATCATTATGGGCAACCGAGACACGACCCAGTTCCTCGCCGAAGACTTGGGCATGTATGTTGACTACGGCCCCGGCCCCAACAAGCACACTTGGGGCGCTGCCCTTCTATCCAAGTTCCCCATTGTGGAATCCAAGCATCATCTCCTGCCTAGTCCAGTGGGTGAGCTGGCACCGGCAATCCACGCTACGTTGGATGTCTATGGCCAACTTGTTGATGTCTTTGTTTTCCACTCTGGCCAGGAGGAAGACCCCGAAGACAGACGTCTTCAATCCGAATATCTTGCGAACCTCATGGGCTCCACGGACCGACCAGCATTCTTACTTAGTTACCTCGTGACAGAGCCACTCGAGGGCAACTACAATACCTATGTAAGCGACACCTCGGGCATGCACGATGTTGATCCGACCGACTGGGACCGATGGTGCGAATATATCCTGTTCAAGAATATCAAGCGAGTTGGCTACGCGCGTGTTAGCCGAAGCACGATTACCGACACGGAGCTTCAGACCGCAAAGTTTGTTATTCCACACTCGGACGCTGAGATCCAAGAGCTAGCAGCCCAGTCTGCTGAGGATCGAGACCATCGCGTAGAGGAAGGGGATGTTCCTGAAGGATGGCGCTATCCCGCCATGTTTAGAGGAGATGGAGTAAGAGATCATCGATACCACGTCTTTGACGAACCACGCTACTTCAACTGATTTCGGTACCGGCGGGGAATTGTATACTTGTCTGGACGGAGTTATTTGGCGGTTGTACGGCGGCTGTCTTGGGCTTTTCTTTACTGTTGTTCTCCCTTTTTTCGCTGGAAAGAGCGGAGGGGGAAAGGGAAACTGGATTTTGATACGGAAAATGGGCTGTAACTGATTAATGACCATCAGG is a window encoding:
- a CDS encoding uncharacterized protein (EggNog:ENOG41~TransMembrane:19 (i20-45o77-98i110-128o140-160i172-188o200-222i283-300o306-327i334-352o358-378i390-407o422-439i460-477o497-517i529-546o552-570i582-601o613-629i650-670o)) — its product is MASRYKDKDGGIVLSFNGQWVSWAHTAVAYTAFFSALIVGVSLHYHKIVQNEFYGYPDEWFPSVSATIGDRYPERSFFMIFIAITSGPRFALVGLWYILTRRPNSKLPGFVASMGLLRTLTCGGWTYITSTDDHDWHDILMISYIVCTLPWTTGCIALSPPNPSAIQWRKRLAGLFFGTLVPLIYFFIQHKVHRVAGAYTTYAFFEWALILFDVAFDAVTALDFNTFEILVRDAKGTSKGENYSSVPSAVLEKEKEQITGGFFSIRFTTADALDTAASVYHGFVFWSMLTSLGLVVWYFPLWHMGISGFEAFVMVTIAPALLGLGLVRSFVVNNLRLIHLLSLSGVAAYLVLDPVLRLCAVGLGVGLSCLGWASSLHADSVHNVRFESKLLGWMIGLILSSTMKFAWTTNNPIWPVMHAENGGWNGTGLVLGILAALRFTRKGPLTGSLAEEPKHQGSNLLAALGVGGLFFGLHSLLSDTSTMILWVWEGFPIRGPYFSTHGWFTVAAMSAGIFLGINRPGLAGSWPQYAVGFISAMILTFFSHWFGYYGGLGLTVYLMAVSVPLISNAAKKNPAVTFGLGFLVYNFVVLFHVWVVAYAFVPGGPLVRERTDWVMLTMMFLIGAGVYDFNTSQPRYQPARRSSPSQHKKYFGLSTIIVNVLFMCAAFRRFPTNDYKPYHAEDRILTAGIWTIHFSLDNDMWSSEYRMRDLIKEMEVDVIGLLESDLQRIIMGNRDTTQFLAEDLGMYVDYGPGPNKHTWGAALLSKFPIVESKHHLLPSPVGELAPAIHATLDVYGQLVDVFVFHSGQEEDPEDRRLQSEYLANLMGSTDRPAFLLSYLVTEPLEGNYNTYVSDTSGMHDVDPTDWDRWCEYILFKNIKRVGYARVSRSTITDTELQTAKFVIPHSDAEIQELAAQSAEDRDHRVEEGDVPEGWRYPAMFRGDGVRDHRYHVFDEPRYFN